The Misgurnus anguillicaudatus chromosome 15, ASM2758022v2, whole genome shotgun sequence genome has a window encoding:
- the ap2m1b gene encoding AP-2 complex subunit mu-B — MIGGLFIYNHKGEVLISRVYRDDIGRNAVDAFRVNVIHARQQVRSPVTNIARTSFFHVKRSNIWLAAVTKQNVNAAMVFEFLYKMCDVMAAYFGKISEENIKNNFVLIYELLDEILDFGYPQNSETGALKTFITQQGIKSQHQLKEEQSQITSQVTGQIGWRREGIKYRRNELFLDVLESVNLLMSPQGQVLSAHVSGRVVMKSYLSGMPECKFGMNDKIVIDKQGKGGTTDDTGKSELGGSSGKQSIAIDDCTFHQCVRLSKFDSERSISFIPPDGEYELMRYRTTKDIILPFRVIPLVREVGRTKLEVKVVIKSNFKPSLLAQKIEVRIPTPLNTSGVQVICMKGKAKYKASENAIVWKIKRMAGMKESQISAEIELLPTNDKKKWARPPISMNFEVPFAPSGLKVRYLKVFEPKLNYSDHDVIKWVRYIGRSGIYETRC; from the exons ATGATTGGAGGGCTCTTCATCTATAATCACAAGGGCGAGGTGCTGATCTCTCGTGTCTACCGCGATGACATCGG GAGGAATGCTGTGGACGCGTTCCGTGTCAACGTGATCCACGCTCGGCAGCAGGTCCGCTCCCCCGTCACCAACATCGCCCGCACAAGCTTCTTCCACGTCAAACGCTCCAACATTTGGCTGGCTGCCGTCACCAAGCAAAATGTCAATGCAGCCATGGTGTTCGAGTTCCTGTACAAGATGTGCGACGTCATGGCGGCCTATTTCGGCAAGATCAGCGAGGAGAACATCAAGAACAACTTTGTGTTGATCTACGAGCTTCTAGATG AGATCCTGGATTTTGGATACCCCCAGAACTCTGAGACTGGAGCCTTGAAGACCTTTATTACTCAACAGGGTATAAAGAGCCAG CACCAGTT GAAAGAGGAGCAGTCTCAGATTACCAGTCAAGTTACTGGACAAATCGGCTGGAGACGAGAGGGCATCAAATATCGCCGCAATGAACTCTTCCTGGACGTACTGGAAAGCGTCAACTTGCTGATGTCACCACAAG GTCAAGTGTTGAGTGCCCACGTCTCTGGACGCGTGGTGATGAAGAGCTACCTGAGTGGAATGCCAGAGTGCAAATTCGGGATGAACGACAAAATCGTCATTGACAAGCAGGGCAAAGGAGGCACAACCGACGACACGGGCAAGAG TGAGTTAGGGGGCAG CAGTGGGAAACAGTCCATCGCGATCGATGACTGCACGTTTCACCAATGTGTTCGCCTCAGCAAGTTCGACTCGGAGCGTAGCATTAGCTTCATCCCCCCTGATGGAGAGTACGAGCTCATGAG GTACCGTACCACCAAAGACATCATTCTCCCTTTCCGTGTCATCCCATTGGTCCGGGAGGTGGGCCGCACCAAGCTGGAAGTGAAGGTGGTGATCAAATCCAACTTCAAGCCATCACTGCTGGCACAGAAAATAGAG GTGCGCATTCCTACTCCACTCAACACAAGCGGTGTTCAGGTCATCTGTATGAAGGGTAAAGCTAAGTACAAGGCCAGCGAGAACGCCATCGTTTGGAA GATCAAGCGAATGGCTGGTATGAAGGAATCTCAGATCAGCGCTGAGATCGAGCTGCTACCCACTAATGACAAAAAGAAGTGGGCTCGCCCACCCATCTCCATGAACTTTGAG GTACCCTTCGCTCCATCAGGGCTGAAAGTGCGCTACCTGAAGGTCTTCGAGCCGAAGCTGAACTACAGCGATCATGATGTCATTAAATGGGTGCGTTACATCGGGCGCAGCGGCATCTACGAGACCCGCTGCTAA